One stretch of Tistrella mobilis DNA includes these proteins:
- a CDS encoding AAA family ATPase produces MAIIAFANPKGGAGKTTSALVLGTELAARTKVAVIDADPNHPITDWAALPGKPENLTVLGDIGEHNIVETIDAAAETHAFVLVDLEGTASTVVAYAIGRADLVLIPLQAKQLDGKQAVRAIQLVKRQEKAFRRRIPHCVLLTRTSAAIRSRALRAIVDDLEAAGVNILPVELIERGAFDAFLAYGGTLEALDRKEVAGVDKAIENARAYAAAVIQLLRENEAAEQGAAIAGGQGA; encoded by the coding sequence ATGGCGATCATCGCATTCGCGAATCCGAAGGGCGGGGCGGGCAAGACCACCTCGGCGCTGGTCCTGGGGACGGAGCTTGCGGCGCGCACCAAAGTGGCGGTGATCGATGCCGATCCGAACCATCCGATCACCGACTGGGCCGCCCTGCCGGGCAAGCCCGAGAACCTGACCGTGCTGGGCGATATCGGTGAACACAACATCGTCGAGACCATCGATGCCGCGGCCGAGACCCATGCCTTCGTGCTGGTCGATCTGGAAGGCACCGCCTCGACCGTTGTCGCCTATGCGATCGGCCGGGCGGATCTGGTGCTGATCCCCTTGCAGGCCAAGCAGCTGGACGGCAAGCAGGCGGTGCGCGCGATCCAGCTGGTGAAACGCCAGGAAAAGGCCTTCCGCCGGCGCATCCCGCATTGCGTGCTGTTGACCCGCACCAGCGCCGCGATCCGCTCGCGGGCGCTGCGGGCGATCGTCGACGATCTGGAGGCGGCGGGGGTCAATATCCTGCCGGTGGAGCTGATCGAGCGCGGCGCCTTCGATGCCTTTCTCGCCTATGGCGGCACGCTGGAGGCGCTGGATCGCAAGGAGGTGGCCGGCGTCGACAAGGCGATCGAGAATGCCCGCGCCTATGCCGCCGCGGTCATCCAGCTGTTGCGTGAAAACGAGGCCGCGGAACAGGGTGCGGCCATTGCCGGAGGGCAGGGGGCATGA